In the Campylobacter showae genome, one interval contains:
- a CDS encoding amino acid ABC transporter substrate-binding protein encodes MKKLLKSSLLTLASFTLLTGANAKTLENGVLKIATEGTYSPYSYHDKNDALTGYDVEVAREVAKKLNLKAEFVEAPWDAMLAAFDAGKADIVFNQVSITDERKKKYDYTVPYTVAYAALVTYKDNNEIKSFEDLKGKKSAHSATSNWAGIAQKYGAQIVTVDGFSKGVELIISRRADATINDSVTFYDYINQRPNAPLKIAASGSEPIYSAAIVKKGNEELVNDVNKALNELKSEGKLKEISVKYFGKDISE; translated from the coding sequence ATGAAAAAACTACTAAAATCTTCTCTACTTACTTTGGCGAGCTTCACTCTTTTAACCGGTGCAAATGCAAAAACTCTCGAAAACGGCGTTTTGAAAATCGCGACAGAAGGCACGTATTCGCCCTACTCCTACCACGATAAAAACGACGCGCTAACCGGCTACGACGTAGAAGTGGCACGCGAAGTGGCAAAGAAGTTAAATTTAAAAGCGGAATTCGTCGAGGCTCCGTGGGATGCGATGCTTGCGGCATTTGATGCGGGCAAGGCCGATATCGTGTTCAATCAAGTAAGTATCACGGACGAGCGTAAGAAAAAATACGATTACACTGTTCCCTACACCGTCGCCTACGCCGCGCTAGTTACGTATAAAGACAATAACGAAATCAAAAGCTTCGAGGATCTAAAAGGCAAGAAAAGCGCGCATTCGGCAACTAGCAACTGGGCCGGTATCGCGCAAAAATACGGCGCGCAGATCGTCACCGTAGACGGCTTTAGCAAGGGCGTGGAGCTCATCATCAGCCGCCGTGCGGATGCTACGATAAACGACAGCGTGACATTCTATGACTACATAAACCAGCGTCCAAACGCCCCGTTAAAAATAGCCGCTAGCGGTAGCGAGCCGATCTACTCCGCAGCCATCGTGAAAAAGGGCAACGAAGAGCTCGTAAACGACGTAAACAAGGCTCTTAACGAGCTAAAAAGCGAAGGCAAGCTAAAAGAAATTTCGGTCAAATACTTCGGCAAAGATATCTCGGAGTAA
- the nhaA gene encoding Na+/H+ antiporter NhaA — protein MGGIKEFLKHEASGGILLMIATIAALLCQNTFLSDFYNEFLKTKFTVSFGEYGLSKPLILWVNDGLMAVFFFLIGLELKREVLEGELKNPSQIALPAIGAAGGLIVPAVIFYLFTKHDSFALGGWAIPTATDIAFALGILSLLGPRVPTSLKIFLMTLAIVDDLCAIVIIALFYTSELSVQMLAVASVCLAALFALNRLGVKSKAAYLIVGAVMWVAVLKSGVHATLAGVVAAFFIPLSFKDAPGKSMLKSIEHDLYGWVAFGVLPIFAFVNAGISLRGVGLDEILSPVALGTALGLFVGKQVGVFSFSFLAIKFKLAKLPEGSNFIQLYGIAVLCGVGFTMSLFVNGLAYNDTDAFAYTDKLAILLGSVVSGAAGFILLKFSAKNQSTLER, from the coding sequence ATGGGCGGAATAAAAGAGTTTTTAAAACACGAAGCTAGCGGCGGGATTTTGCTGATGATCGCTACGATCGCGGCGCTGCTGTGTCAAAACACGTTTTTGAGCGATTTTTACAACGAATTTTTAAAGACCAAATTTACCGTGAGCTTCGGCGAGTACGGACTAAGCAAGCCCCTGATTTTGTGGGTGAACGACGGGTTGATGGCGGTATTTTTCTTTCTCATCGGACTCGAGCTAAAGCGCGAGGTTTTGGAGGGCGAGCTAAAAAATCCGTCGCAAATCGCGCTACCTGCCATCGGCGCGGCGGGCGGCCTGATAGTACCCGCGGTTATCTTTTATCTTTTTACGAAACACGACTCCTTCGCGCTTGGCGGCTGGGCGATACCGACGGCGACGGATATCGCGTTTGCTCTGGGGATTTTAAGCCTACTCGGGCCTCGCGTACCGACTAGTTTAAAAATTTTCCTCATGACGCTGGCGATCGTCGACGACCTTTGCGCGATCGTGATTATCGCGCTATTTTACACGAGCGAGCTTAGCGTCCAAATGCTTGCGGTCGCGAGCGTTTGCCTAGCCGCGCTTTTTGCGCTAAACAGACTCGGCGTAAAGAGCAAGGCGGCATATCTGATCGTAGGCGCTGTGATGTGGGTAGCAGTGCTAAAATCAGGCGTTCACGCCACGCTTGCGGGCGTCGTGGCGGCCTTTTTCATACCGCTTAGCTTTAAAGACGCACCGGGCAAATCAATGCTAAAAAGCATCGAGCACGACCTATACGGCTGGGTGGCGTTTGGCGTGCTGCCGATATTTGCCTTCGTAAACGCAGGCATCTCGTTGCGAGGCGTCGGACTGGACGAGATTTTGTCTCCGGTCGCGCTAGGCACGGCGCTGGGGCTTTTCGTCGGCAAGCAAGTCGGGGTATTTTCTTTTAGCTTTTTAGCGATCAAATTTAAGCTAGCCAAGCTGCCGGAAGGTTCAAATTTTATACAGCTTTACGGCATCGCGGTACTTTGCGGCGTAGGATTTACGATGAGCCTTTTCGTTAACGGCTTAGCCTACAACGACACGGACGCCTTTGCCTACACCGACAAGCTTGCTATCTTGCTAGGTTCGGTAGTTTCGGGCGCCGCTGGGTTTATATTGCTTAAATTTAGCGCCAAAAACCAAAGCACGCTAGAAAGATAA
- a CDS encoding glutamate-5-semialdehyde dehydrogenase yields MNEILDICKRAKAACGELLRLDSRAKFEILNAVADELLAQKEAIKAANAKDLVNGEKSGLSSALLDRLRLTDARIEAMAQGVREVAGFAEVVGENLGGWSHPNGMQISRVRVPLGVLGIIYESRPNVSIDAAALALKSGNAAILRGSASALNSNIFLVNLFNEAGAKFGLPTGAVQLVESPEREVVAQMAKMSEYIDVLIPRGGKNLKDFIAQNATVPIIMTGAGVCHIFVDESANLKQAAKIIKNAKTQRPSVCNAVECVLLHERIAGKILPELVKQLPEVEFRVSEQLLGACESELRGSANVKLAGEGDFGAEFLDLVLAVRDVRDVREAISFINAHSSGHSDAILSENYANVERFLNEVGSAVVYANASTRFSDGSEFGFGGEIGISTQKLHARGPMGVRELTTYKYVVRGDYQTR; encoded by the coding sequence ATGAATGAAATTTTAGATATATGTAAGCGTGCAAAGGCCGCTTGCGGCGAACTTTTGAGACTTGATAGCAGGGCTAAATTTGAAATTTTAAACGCCGTAGCGGACGAGCTGCTGGCGCAAAAAGAGGCTATAAAAGCGGCAAACGCCAAAGACCTTGTAAACGGCGAGAAATCGGGCCTTAGCTCGGCGCTGCTGGACCGCTTAAGACTAACCGACGCCCGCATCGAGGCTATGGCGCAGGGCGTGCGCGAGGTGGCGGGCTTTGCTGAGGTCGTAGGCGAAAATTTAGGCGGCTGGAGCCATCCAAACGGCATGCAAATCAGCCGCGTGCGCGTGCCGCTGGGGGTGCTCGGTATCATCTACGAGAGCCGCCCAAACGTCAGCATCGATGCGGCGGCTTTGGCGCTAAAGAGCGGCAATGCGGCGATCCTGCGAGGCAGCGCCAGCGCTCTAAATTCGAATATCTTTTTAGTAAATTTATTTAACGAAGCGGGAGCGAAATTTGGCTTACCGACGGGCGCGGTGCAGCTAGTAGAAAGCCCTGAGCGCGAAGTTGTGGCGCAAATGGCGAAAATGAGCGAATATATTGACGTTTTGATACCGCGCGGCGGCAAAAATTTAAAAGATTTTATCGCGCAAAACGCGACCGTGCCGATCATCATGACGGGCGCGGGAGTGTGCCACATCTTCGTCGACGAGAGCGCAAATTTAAAGCAGGCCGCGAAGATAATCAAAAACGCCAAAACCCAGCGCCCAAGCGTCTGTAATGCCGTAGAGTGCGTGCTTTTGCACGAGCGCATAGCGGGCAAAATTTTACCAGAGCTCGTGAAGCAACTACCCGAAGTCGAGTTTCGGGTGAGCGAGCAGCTGCTAGGCGCGTGCGAGTCGGAGTTGCGCGGTTCGGCAAACGTTAAGCTTGCAGGCGAGGGTGACTTTGGCGCCGAGTTTTTGGATCTCGTGCTAGCCGTGCGGGATGTGCGGGACGTAAGAGAGGCGATCAGCTTTATAAATGCGCATTCCAGCGGGCATTCGGACGCGATTTTAAGCGAAAACTACGCAAACGTCGAGCGGTTTTTAAACGAAGTCGGCAGCGCGGTCGTCTACGCCAACGCCTCGACGCGTTTTAGCGACGGTAGCGAGTTTGGATTCGGCGGCGAGATCGGCATCAGCACGCAAAAACTGCACGCCAGAGGGCCGATGGGAGTGAGGGAGCTTACGACCTATAAATACGTCGTCCGCGGAGATTATCAAACGCGTTAG
- the proC gene encoding pyrroline-5-carboxylate reductase, producing MKNPKIGFIGGGNMGGAMIENLAQRLGGERLFVYARSKTAALREKCGVNVCESEAAVASTADITVLATKPASYEGILNLIKDAARGKVVVTLAPSFSLEQSSQILGMQAKVARAMPNTPAAIAEGVSALCFNENLSADERAAVREIFENFGAVYELEEAKFPAFTGIASSLPAYVFMFIEAAADAGVLEGLPRALAYEAVAASVAGSARLMLKSGKHPAVLKDEICSPGGTTIEAVKALENGGFRAAVIDAVGACVKKARAK from the coding sequence ATGAAAAATCCTAAAATCGGCTTTATCGGCGGCGGAAATATGGGCGGCGCGATGATCGAAAATTTGGCGCAAAGGCTGGGCGGCGAGCGGTTGTTCGTCTATGCGAGGAGCAAAACGGCGGCTCTGCGCGAAAAGTGCGGCGTAAACGTCTGCGAGAGCGAGGCTGCGGTCGCGTCGACGGCCGATATCACGGTGCTAGCAACCAAGCCCGCGTCGTATGAGGGTATATTAAATTTGATAAAAGACGCAGCGCGGGGCAAGGTTGTAGTCACGCTAGCGCCGAGCTTTAGCCTGGAGCAAAGCTCGCAAATTTTAGGCATGCAGGCTAAGGTTGCGCGCGCGATGCCAAACACTCCCGCGGCAATCGCAGAGGGCGTAAGCGCGCTGTGTTTTAACGAAAATTTAAGCGCGGACGAGCGGGCGGCGGTGCGAGAGATTTTTGAAAATTTCGGCGCCGTTTATGAGCTGGAGGAGGCTAAATTTCCTGCATTTACGGGCATAGCGAGTAGCCTGCCGGCCTATGTTTTTATGTTTATCGAGGCGGCTGCGGATGCGGGAGTACTCGAAGGGCTGCCTAGAGCGCTGGCGTACGAAGCCGTCGCGGCTAGTGTCGCAGGCTCGGCGCGACTCATGCTAAAAAGCGGCAAACATCCCGCAGTCCTAAAAGACGAAATCTGCTCGCCCGGCGGCACGACGATAGAAGCGGTCAAAGCGCTGGAAAACGGCGGATTTCGCGCGGCGGTGATAGATGCGGTGGGCGCGTGCGTCAAAAAGGCGCGCGCTAAGTAA